A region of Pyxidicoccus parkwaysis DNA encodes the following proteins:
- a CDS encoding DUF2267 domain-containing protein: MTHDDFLMRVAERAGLSGPEEAARVASAVLGVVGERLGRKEVLRLAEDLPAPLVRMLETDGPEQDFDEDALYTRIAGREHVRPGFAMEHTGVVCGVLAEALSDGSLHRLHEYLPGPLGALLTPREPRERFEYIHVEPTHRTLAEGTPGSEHPLSSTRLERAHTHSVARAANPHGDTKLSSSTGLTQEREEETLASAPGLTQEREHTTLAEAHPGMRLARGEEE; the protein is encoded by the coding sequence GTGACCCACGACGATTTCCTGATGCGCGTCGCCGAGCGCGCGGGCCTGTCCGGCCCCGAAGAGGCCGCCCGCGTCGCGAGCGCCGTGCTCGGCGTGGTGGGCGAGCGGCTCGGAAGGAAGGAGGTCCTCCGGCTGGCCGAGGACCTCCCCGCCCCGCTGGTCCGCATGCTGGAGACCGATGGCCCGGAGCAGGACTTCGACGAGGACGCGCTCTACACGCGCATCGCCGGCCGCGAGCACGTGCGGCCGGGCTTCGCGATGGAGCACACGGGAGTCGTCTGCGGCGTGCTGGCCGAAGCCCTCTCCGACGGCTCACTGCACCGGCTCCATGAGTACCTGCCGGGACCGCTCGGCGCCCTCCTCACGCCCCGCGAGCCGCGCGAGCGCTTCGAGTACATCCACGTCGAGCCCACGCACCGCACCCTGGCCGAGGGCACCCCGGGCAGCGAGCACCCGCTGTCCAGTACCCGGCTGGAGCGCGCGCACACGCACTCGGTGGCGAGGGCCGCTAACCCGCACGGCGACACGAAGCTCTCCAGCTCCACGGGGCTCACGCAGGAGCGCGAGGAGGAGACGCTCGCCAGTGCCCCCGGCCTCACGCAGGAGCGCGAGCACACGACGCTCGCGGAGGCCCATCCCGGCATGAGGCTCGCGCGCGGCGAAGAGGAGTGA